Proteins from one Mesorhizobium sp. M9A.F.Ca.ET.002.03.1.2 genomic window:
- a CDS encoding propionyl-CoA synthetase, with product MASRYHEVYDGWKRDPEKFWADAAKAIDWFSPFETVFDPNAGVYGRWFGGASCNTCFNAVDRHVAGGRADQIALIHDSAILGTIRKFTYAELKREVVALTSVMKNRGVQKGDRVIIYMPMVPEAAFAMLACARIGAVHSVVFGGFASHELATRIDDAKPKLIISASCGLEPGRVVAYKPLLDKAIEMSRHKPDACLILQRDQLRCEMKENYDIDYADAVARERAAGANVDCVAVLATDPLYIIYTSGTTGQPKGIVRDNGGHMVVLKWSMENEFGVRPGEVFWAASDVGWVVGHSYIVYGPLLHGCTTVLFEGKPVGTPDAGTYWRVISEHGVVALFTAPTAFRAIKGQDPKGEFVPKYDLSKFRTLFLAGERADPETIKWAEQQLNVPVIDHWWQTETGSPMTINPAGLGLLPVKYGSPGVPMPGYDIRVLDDAGHEVPRGTLGNVVVKLPLPAGCLPTLWNADDRFRQAYLDEFPGFYKTADAGMMDEDGYLYVMARTDDIINVAGHRLSTGAMEEVLAAHPDVAECAVIGVADAMKGQVPLGFVVLNAGVARDTGTIETEVVTLVRERIGPVAAFKTVVTIKRLPKTRSGKILRGTMQKIADKEDWAMPATIDDPVILDEITAALKGRGLGR from the coding sequence ATGGCGTCACGCTACCACGAGGTTTATGACGGCTGGAAACGCGACCCGGAAAAATTCTGGGCGGATGCGGCCAAGGCCATCGACTGGTTCTCGCCCTTCGAGACCGTGTTCGATCCGAATGCCGGCGTCTATGGGCGCTGGTTTGGCGGCGCCTCCTGCAACACCTGCTTCAACGCCGTCGACCGCCACGTTGCTGGTGGCCGCGCCGACCAGATCGCGCTGATCCATGACAGCGCGATCTTAGGCACGATCAGGAAATTCACCTATGCCGAACTGAAGCGCGAGGTGGTCGCGCTGACGTCGGTGATGAAGAACCGCGGCGTCCAAAAAGGCGACCGGGTCATCATCTACATGCCGATGGTGCCGGAAGCGGCCTTTGCCATGCTTGCCTGCGCCCGGATCGGCGCCGTGCATTCGGTGGTCTTCGGCGGCTTTGCCTCGCACGAGCTCGCCACGCGCATCGACGACGCCAAGCCGAAGCTGATCATTTCCGCCTCTTGCGGCCTGGAGCCCGGGCGGGTCGTCGCCTACAAGCCGCTGCTCGACAAGGCGATCGAGATGTCCCGGCACAAGCCCGATGCATGCCTCATCCTGCAGCGCGACCAGTTGCGCTGCGAGATGAAGGAGAACTACGACATCGACTATGCCGACGCGGTCGCCCGCGAGCGGGCCGCCGGCGCCAATGTCGACTGCGTTGCGGTGCTCGCCACCGACCCGCTCTACATCATCTACACATCAGGCACGACCGGCCAGCCCAAGGGCATCGTGCGCGACAATGGCGGCCACATGGTCGTGCTGAAATGGTCGATGGAGAACGAGTTCGGCGTCAGGCCGGGCGAGGTGTTCTGGGCGGCTTCCGACGTCGGCTGGGTGGTCGGCCATTCCTACATCGTCTACGGCCCGCTGCTGCATGGCTGCACGACCGTCCTGTTCGAGGGCAAGCCGGTCGGCACGCCCGACGCCGGCACCTACTGGCGGGTGATATCAGAGCATGGCGTGGTCGCGCTGTTCACCGCGCCGACCGCCTTCCGCGCCATCAAGGGACAGGACCCGAAGGGCGAGTTCGTCCCCAAATACGACCTCTCGAAATTCCGCACGCTGTTCCTTGCCGGCGAGCGCGCCGATCCGGAAACCATCAAATGGGCGGAGCAGCAATTGAACGTGCCGGTGATCGACCATTGGTGGCAGACCGAGACCGGTTCGCCGATGACCATCAACCCGGCCGGATTGGGCCTGCTGCCGGTGAAATACGGCTCGCCCGGCGTGCCGATGCCCGGCTACGACATCCGCGTGCTCGACGATGCCGGCCACGAAGTGCCGCGCGGCACGCTGGGCAATGTCGTGGTCAAGCTGCCGCTGCCGGCCGGCTGCCTGCCGACGCTGTGGAACGCCGATGACCGGTTTCGCCAAGCCTATCTCGATGAATTCCCCGGCTTCTACAAGACGGCGGATGCCGGCATGATGGACGAGGACGGCTATCTCTATGTCATGGCCCGGACCGACGACATCATCAATGTCGCCGGCCACCGGCTGTCGACCGGCGCCATGGAGGAGGTGCTGGCCGCGCATCCGGACGTTGCCGAATGCGCCGTCATCGGCGTCGCCGACGCGATGAAGGGCCAGGTTCCGCTCGGCTTCGTCGTGCTGAATGCGGGTGTCGCGCGCGACACCGGCACTATTGAGACCGAGGTGGTCACGCTGGTGCGCGAGCGGATCGGCCCGGTCGCCGCCTTCAAGACGGTGGTGACGATCAAGCGCCTGCCAAAGACACGCTCCGGCAAAATCCTGCGCGGCACCATGCAGAAGATTGCCGACAAGGAAGACTGGGCGATGCCGGCGACCATCGACGACCCGGTCATTCTCGACGAAATCACCGCGGCGCTGAAAGGACGCGGGCTTGGCCGGTAA
- the dhaK gene encoding dihydroxyacetone kinase subunit DhaK, which yields MKKFLNSVDTVLTESLDGFVAAHADLLVLGDEHKFVRRKILKPGKVALISGGGSGHEPLHGGLVGHGMLDAACPGQVFTSPTPDQMMAAAEAVNTGAGCLFIVKNYEGDVMNFDMAAEMAEGVMQVVTNDDVAVENSSYTTGRRGVAGTLVVEKIVGAAAEQGMALKQLKALGERVNGATRSMGVALTSCTVPAAGKPTFDIGDGEMEFGVGIHGEPGRRRDTLKSADAIAEEICAAIAGDLGGKAKGPALLFVNGFGGTPLMELYLMYNSARKIFERNGVTVTRSLVGSYVTSLDMAGCSITLTMLDGETTALWDAPVHTAALRWGM from the coding sequence ATGAAGAAGTTTCTGAATTCCGTGGACACGGTGCTGACCGAAAGCCTCGACGGCTTCGTTGCAGCCCATGCCGACCTGCTGGTGCTTGGCGACGAGCATAAATTCGTCCGCCGCAAGATACTCAAGCCGGGCAAGGTGGCGCTGATTTCCGGCGGCGGCTCGGGCCACGAGCCGCTGCACGGCGGGCTGGTTGGGCATGGCATGCTGGATGCCGCCTGCCCCGGCCAGGTGTTCACCTCGCCGACGCCGGACCAGATGATGGCGGCCGCGGAAGCGGTCAACACCGGTGCCGGCTGCCTGTTCATCGTCAAGAACTACGAAGGCGACGTGATGAACTTCGACATGGCCGCCGAAATGGCGGAGGGCGTCATGCAAGTCGTGACCAACGACGACGTCGCTGTAGAGAACTCATCCTACACCACCGGGCGGCGCGGCGTCGCCGGCACGCTGGTCGTCGAGAAGATCGTTGGCGCCGCAGCCGAGCAAGGCATGGCGCTGAAGCAGTTGAAGGCGCTTGGCGAACGCGTCAACGGGGCGACACGCTCCATGGGCGTGGCGCTGACCAGTTGCACCGTACCGGCGGCGGGCAAGCCGACCTTCGACATAGGCGATGGCGAGATGGAGTTCGGCGTCGGCATCCATGGCGAGCCCGGCCGCCGGCGCGACACATTGAAGAGCGCCGACGCCATTGCCGAGGAGATCTGCGCGGCGATCGCCGGCGACCTCGGCGGCAAGGCAAAAGGTCCGGCGCTGCTCTTCGTCAACGGCTTCGGCGGCACGCCGCTGATGGAACTTTACCTGATGTACAACAGCGCCCGCAAAATCTTCGAGAGGAACGGCGTGACGGTCACCCGCTCGCTGGTCGGGTCCTACGTGACCTCGCTCGACATGGCCGGCTGCTCGATCACGCTGACCATGCTCGACGGTGAGACGACCGCGTTGTGGGACGCGCCGGTGCATACGGCCGCGCTGCGCTGGGGCATGTAG
- the ptsP gene encoding phosphoenolpyruvate--protein phosphotransferase has protein sequence MPEPLRLKGISASAGYAEGPLFNLEPVAARYAGKASAADERLALETAIKAAISRLATLIEAVEGDAADILEFQIAMLEDDALTGPAFAAIDSGQPANAAWRQALDAEIVGYETSDQDYFRARAADMRDIRDQVLRTLTEDSEAAAPVGAIFYGEDIAPTRFLETDWSSGGGIALKAGSAASHVAMLARSRGVPMVVGLGAVGLDALPADLAGVALLDAEHGGIVLAPSKAEVEAFRRSSSSFARRRDLAETFLGRPAVTKAGTAVRVLVNIADPSDVDAIDISTCDGVGLMRTEFLFGKTLPDEETQYRAYRKVLEWAGEKPVTIRTVDAGGDKPVPGFTVEETNSFLGLRGIRLSLARPAVFRVQIRALLRAAVHGNLKVMFPMIAVVDEYARAAALFAEEQAALAARGVAQRMPPLGIMVEVPSVAVAPEAFAEVAFFSIGSNDLTQYVMAAARDNASVAHLNSVRHPAVLRLIASVAAFGRAQKIPVSLCGDAGGDPAAIPALIEAGLGDLSVVPAQLAMAKAAIADVSI, from the coding sequence ATGCCCGAACCGCTTAGGCTGAAGGGGATTTCGGCCTCCGCCGGCTATGCCGAGGGGCCGTTGTTCAACCTGGAGCCGGTTGCCGCGCGCTACGCCGGCAAGGCGAGCGCCGCGGACGAGAGGCTCGCGCTCGAAACGGCAATCAAGGCAGCCATCAGCCGGCTTGCCACGCTGATCGAGGCGGTCGAGGGCGACGCCGCCGACATCCTCGAGTTCCAGATCGCCATGCTGGAGGACGATGCGCTGACCGGCCCGGCCTTTGCCGCGATTGACTCAGGTCAGCCAGCGAATGCGGCGTGGCGGCAGGCGCTCGACGCCGAAATCGTCGGCTACGAGACGTCGGACCAGGACTATTTCCGCGCGCGCGCCGCCGACATGCGCGATATCAGAGACCAGGTGCTGCGGACGCTGACCGAGGACAGCGAGGCTGCCGCGCCGGTGGGCGCCATATTCTACGGCGAGGACATCGCGCCGACGCGCTTCCTCGAAACTGACTGGAGTTCCGGCGGCGGCATCGCCCTGAAAGCGGGCAGTGCCGCCAGCCACGTCGCCATGCTGGCACGCTCGCGCGGCGTGCCGATGGTTGTGGGGCTTGGGGCGGTTGGGCTCGACGCTTTGCCGGCTGATCTTGCCGGCGTCGCCCTGCTCGACGCCGAGCACGGCGGCATCGTGCTGGCGCCGTCGAAAGCCGAGGTCGAGGCATTCCGCCGATCGTCGTCGTCCTTTGCTAGGCGCCGCGACCTGGCTGAAACCTTTTTGGGCCGCCCGGCGGTCACCAAGGCAGGTACGGCGGTACGGGTGCTGGTCAACATAGCTGATCCGTCCGACGTCGATGCCATCGATATCTCGACCTGCGACGGCGTCGGGCTGATGCGCACCGAATTCCTGTTCGGCAAGACGCTGCCGGACGAGGAAACGCAATATCGCGCCTATCGCAAGGTGCTGGAATGGGCCGGCGAAAAGCCAGTGACGATCCGCACCGTCGATGCCGGCGGCGACAAGCCGGTGCCCGGCTTCACTGTGGAGGAAACCAATTCGTTCCTCGGCCTGCGCGGCATCAGGCTGTCGCTGGCAAGGCCAGCGGTTTTTCGCGTACAGATCCGGGCGCTGCTGCGCGCGGCCGTCCATGGCAATCTCAAGGTGATGTTCCCGATGATCGCCGTTGTGGACGAATACGCGCGTGCCGCCGCGCTGTTCGCGGAAGAGCAGGCCGCGCTTGCCGCGCGCGGCGTCGCGCAAAGAATGCCGCCGCTCGGCATCATGGTCGAGGTGCCGTCGGTGGCGGTCGCGCCGGAGGCGTTTGCCGAAGTCGCCTTCTTCTCGATCGGCTCGAACGACCTTACCCAATATGTGATGGCGGCGGCGCGCGACAATGCCTCGGTCGCGCATCTCAATTCGGTCAGGCACCCGGCCGTGCTTCGGCTTATCGCCTCGGTTGCCGCGTTCGGCCGCGCGCAAAAGATACCGGTCAGCCTGTGCGGCGACGCCGGCGGCGATCCGGCGGCGATCCCGGCGCTGATCGAGGCCGGTCTGGGCGACCTGTCCGTGGTTCCCGCCCAGCTCGCCATGGCCAAGGCGGCCATTGCGGACGTCTCGATCTAG
- a CDS encoding HPr family phosphocarrier protein, with protein MSASAEATVLITHEVGLHARPSVKFTKLAKTFAAEVEVALAANGPWFDAKSIVKVMAAKAPKGTVLHIRAKGDGASEAVGALVELVRRDFDEGADHARTA; from the coding sequence ATGTCCGCATCCGCCGAAGCCACCGTCCTGATCACCCACGAGGTCGGTCTGCATGCGCGCCCTTCGGTGAAGTTCACCAAACTCGCCAAGACGTTCGCGGCCGAGGTCGAAGTTGCGCTCGCCGCCAACGGGCCGTGGTTCGACGCCAAGAGCATCGTCAAGGTGATGGCGGCCAAAGCGCCGAAAGGCACGGTGCTGCATATCAGGGCCAAAGGCGACGGCGCCAGCGAGGCGGTCGGCGCGCTGGTCGAGCTGGTACGGCGCGATTTCGACGAGGGCGCGGACCATGCCCGAACCGCTTAG
- the dhaM gene encoding dihydroxyacetone kinase phosphoryl donor subunit DhaM, translating into MSNVGIVIVSHSPLVAEGTADMVRQMVGDEVPLAWCGGNGHGGLGTNVEAIMGAIDKAWSEAGVAILVDLGGAETNSEMAIEMIGEPRAQKIVVCNAPIVEGAVMAATEASGGASLREVVATAHELSPS; encoded by the coding sequence ATGAGCAATGTCGGCATCGTCATCGTATCGCATTCACCGCTGGTCGCCGAGGGCACGGCCGACATGGTGCGCCAGATGGTCGGCGACGAAGTGCCACTTGCATGGTGCGGCGGAAACGGCCATGGCGGGCTGGGCACAAACGTCGAGGCGATTATGGGCGCCATCGACAAGGCCTGGTCGGAGGCGGGTGTCGCCATCCTCGTCGATCTTGGCGGCGCCGAGACCAACAGCGAGATGGCGATCGAGATGATCGGCGAGCCGCGCGCGCAGAAGATCGTCGTCTGCAATGCGCCGATCGTCGAGGGCGCGGTGATGGCGGCGACGGAGGCTTCCGGCGGCGCCTCGCTCAGGGAAGTGGTGGCAACGGCACATGAATTGTCGCCATCGTGA
- the dhaL gene encoding dihydroxyacetone kinase subunit DhaL yields MDKVDLKALISATADTIVAHADELTTLDQAIGDGDHGLNMKRGFEAVRAEADQFAAKPLPDALKAIGTKLVMTVGGASGPLFGTLFMALGKEISAEPDRANLASAFGKAIEAVAARGKSQVGQKTMLDVLQPVHQALLQGKTGAEITDAADSAADTTVPMKALRGRASFLGDRSIGHMDAGGRSVALLVRAVVETIKGHA; encoded by the coding sequence ATGGACAAGGTTGATCTGAAGGCGCTGATATCAGCCACCGCCGACACGATTGTCGCCCACGCGGACGAGCTGACCACGCTCGACCAGGCGATCGGCGACGGCGACCATGGGCTGAACATGAAGCGCGGCTTCGAGGCGGTGCGGGCCGAGGCCGACCAGTTCGCGGCAAAGCCCCTGCCCGACGCGTTGAAGGCGATCGGCACCAAGCTGGTGATGACGGTGGGCGGCGCTTCCGGCCCGCTGTTCGGCACGCTTTTCATGGCGCTCGGCAAGGAAATTTCCGCTGAGCCCGATCGCGCCAATCTGGCGTCTGCGTTCGGCAAGGCGATCGAGGCGGTGGCGGCACGTGGCAAGTCGCAGGTCGGGCAAAAGACCATGCTCGACGTGCTGCAGCCGGTGCATCAGGCGCTGCTACAGGGAAAGACCGGAGCGGAAATTACCGACGCCGCCGACAGTGCGGCCGACACCACCGTGCCGATGAAGGCCTTGCGCGGACGTGCCTCGTTCCTCGGCGACCGCTCGATCGGCCATATGGATGCCGGCGGGCGCTCGGTCGCGCTTCTGGTGCGAGCCGTCGTCGAAACCATTAAGGGCCACGCATGA
- a CDS encoding ABC transporter ATP-binding protein encodes MADVHIKGVTKSFGEHTAIDNLDLQVKDGEFVVLLGPTGAGKTTTLRLIAGLERPDMGSIHIGGRDATALSPAERDTAFVFQQYSLYPHLSVYDNLAFPLRSPARRFPEEAVRRRVEEVARMVRIHHKLDNRSTKLSGGEMQRVAIGRALVRKPSIYLMDEPLSSLDAKLRADLRLELKRIQAELGATMLYVTHDQIEAMTMADRIGILADGVLVQIGTPRTIYSEPANLHVAARLGQPAINLLPTGLLPDGDMPAGTKTIGARTEHLSIGKASNGHADGVVDWVEHLGDQNHLHVSVGTKKLVTLTDPDTQLEKGDKVTIRYRAPLFFDQAGNRIANR; translated from the coding sequence ATGGCTGACGTGCACATCAAAGGCGTAACCAAGAGCTTCGGCGAGCACACCGCCATCGACAATCTCGATTTGCAGGTCAAGGACGGCGAATTCGTCGTGCTGCTCGGCCCGACCGGCGCCGGCAAGACTACGACGCTGCGGCTGATCGCTGGATTGGAACGGCCGGATATGGGCTCAATCCATATCGGCGGCCGCGATGCGACAGCACTCTCGCCGGCCGAGCGCGACACCGCCTTCGTCTTCCAGCAATATTCGCTCTATCCGCATCTGTCGGTCTACGACAACCTCGCCTTTCCACTGCGTTCGCCGGCACGGCGTTTCCCCGAAGAGGCGGTGCGCCGCCGCGTCGAGGAGGTGGCCAGGATGGTGCGCATCCATCACAAGCTCGACAACCGCTCCACCAAACTTTCCGGCGGGGAGATGCAGCGCGTCGCCATCGGGCGTGCCCTGGTTCGCAAGCCTTCGATCTACCTGATGGACGAGCCGCTGTCGTCGCTCGACGCCAAGCTGCGCGCCGACCTCAGGCTCGAGCTGAAGCGCATCCAGGCCGAGCTCGGCGCCACCATGCTCTACGTCACGCACGACCAGATCGAAGCGATGACCATGGCCGATCGCATCGGCATTCTCGCCGACGGCGTTTTGGTGCAGATCGGCACGCCGCGGACGATCTATTCGGAGCCGGCCAACCTTCATGTCGCCGCAAGGCTCGGCCAGCCGGCGATCAATCTGCTGCCGACCGGCCTGCTGCCCGACGGCGACATGCCGGCGGGAACCAAAACCATCGGCGCGCGTACAGAACATCTATCCATCGGCAAGGCATCGAACGGCCACGCCGACGGCGTTGTTGACTGGGTCGAGCATCTGGGCGACCAGAACCACCTGCATGTGAGCGTCGGGACCAAAAAACTGGTGACGCTGACCGACCCCGACACGCAACTGGAAAAGGGCGACAAGGTGACGATCCGCTACCGGGCGCCGCTGTTCTTCGACCAGGCCGGCAACAGGATCGCAAACCGATGA
- a CDS encoding ABC transporter ATP-binding protein produces MAEIRVEHLRKAFGDFVAVQDSNFVVGDGEFFVMLGPSGCGKTTTLRMIAGLELPTGGKILLGGEDVTMRRARERDIAFVFQLFALYPHMNVRKNIGFPLLAQGMPGAEIRARVEETAKLLRIDHLLNKSVSGLAGGDRQRVALGRAIVRRPKCFLMDEPLGTLDTEFRDLMVHELRELHNRIHATTVYVTHDQMEAMSMADKIAVMNHGVIEQFGSPREIYDRPASMFVADFIGSPPMNFLGFGGGLSRGAREIVVQGAKVAVPEVREDIAPADMALGIRPEHIRFDDASKLRGAIYGTEYLGTTQIVAVETADGIIKARVPAEIRLNAGDHVGLALSSARLSLFEKGSGRAVRTAIHDATAEVRHG; encoded by the coding sequence ATGGCGGAGATCAGGGTCGAGCATCTGAGAAAGGCCTTCGGCGATTTCGTCGCCGTGCAGGATTCCAACTTCGTCGTCGGGGATGGCGAGTTCTTCGTCATGCTGGGGCCGTCGGGCTGCGGCAAGACGACGACGCTCAGGATGATCGCCGGGCTCGAACTGCCGACAGGCGGCAAGATCCTGCTCGGCGGCGAGGACGTCACCATGCGGCGTGCTCGCGAGCGCGACATCGCCTTCGTCTTCCAGTTGTTCGCGCTCTACCCGCACATGAACGTCAGGAAGAACATCGGCTTTCCGCTGCTGGCGCAAGGCATGCCCGGTGCCGAGATCCGCGCCAGGGTCGAGGAGACGGCGAAGCTTTTGCGCATCGACCATCTGCTCAACAAATCAGTCTCCGGCCTTGCCGGCGGCGACCGCCAGCGCGTGGCGCTCGGACGCGCCATCGTGCGGCGTCCAAAATGCTTCCTGATGGACGAGCCGCTCGGCACACTCGACACCGAATTCCGCGACCTCATGGTCCACGAACTGCGCGAATTGCACAACCGCATCCACGCCACAACCGTCTATGTCACCCATGACCAGATGGAAGCGATGTCGATGGCCGACAAGATAGCGGTGATGAACCACGGCGTCATCGAGCAGTTCGGAAGCCCGCGCGAAATCTACGACCGGCCGGCGAGCATGTTCGTCGCCGACTTCATCGGCTCGCCGCCGATGAATTTTCTGGGCTTCGGCGGCGGGCTTTCAAGGGGTGCCAGGGAGATCGTGGTGCAAGGTGCCAAGGTGGCCGTGCCGGAGGTGCGCGAGGACATCGCGCCGGCCGACATGGCGCTTGGCATCCGGCCGGAACACATCCGCTTCGACGACGCCTCGAAGCTGCGCGGCGCCATCTACGGCACCGAATATCTCGGCACCACGCAGATCGTGGCGGTGGAGACTGCAGACGGCATCATCAAGGCGCGGGTCCCGGCCGAAATCCGGCTCAATGCGGGCGACCATGTCGGCCTGGCGCTGAGCAGCGCCCGGCTGTCGCTGTTCGAGAAAGGCTCCGGCCGCGCGGTTCGCACCGCGATCCATGACGCCACCGCAGAGGTCCGTCATGGCTGA
- a CDS encoding carbohydrate ABC transporter permease: MSLTSAHSVVAPSVTSKRVAGTIIVLYALISIVPLLWIFATSFKTPPDSIAYPPKILFQPSLEGYCNLFSTRTRQTPEYINSLGPATGLCDETVRKRNMVIAGPSNFMPRFVNSLIIAFGSTFCAVFLGTLSAYGFSRFKVPLADDLLFFILSTRMMPPIAVAIPIYLMYRELGLSDTALGMILLYTAVNVSLAVWLLKGFIDEIPREYEEAAMIDGYTRLQAFWRTVLPQATTGIAATAIFCLIFAWNEYAFAALLTSGTAQTAPPFIPTIIGEGGQDWPAVAAGTTIFLVPILVFTILLRKQLLRGITFGAVRK; encoded by the coding sequence ATGAGCCTGACGTCAGCCCATTCGGTCGTCGCACCCTCGGTCACGTCGAAGCGCGTCGCCGGAACGATCATTGTACTTTACGCGCTGATCTCGATCGTGCCGCTGCTGTGGATCTTCGCCACCAGCTTCAAGACACCGCCGGATTCGATCGCCTATCCGCCCAAGATCCTGTTCCAGCCGAGCCTCGAGGGCTACTGCAATCTGTTCTCGACACGGACGCGACAGACGCCGGAATACATCAACTCGCTGGGACCGGCGACCGGCCTCTGCGACGAGACCGTGCGCAAGCGCAACATGGTGATCGCCGGCCCGTCCAACTTCATGCCGCGCTTCGTCAACTCGCTGATCATCGCCTTCGGCTCGACCTTCTGCGCTGTCTTCCTCGGCACGCTGTCGGCCTATGGTTTCTCGCGCTTCAAGGTGCCGCTGGCAGACGACCTTTTGTTCTTCATCCTGTCAACGCGGATGATGCCGCCGATCGCAGTCGCGATTCCCATCTACCTGATGTATCGCGAGCTTGGCCTGTCGGATACCGCGCTCGGCATGATCCTGCTCTACACGGCGGTCAACGTGTCGCTAGCAGTGTGGCTGCTGAAGGGCTTCATCGACGAGATCCCGCGCGAATACGAGGAAGCGGCGATGATCGATGGTTACACGCGCCTGCAGGCGTTCTGGCGCACCGTGCTGCCGCAGGCGACCACCGGCATTGCCGCGACCGCCATCTTCTGCCTGATCTTCGCCTGGAACGAATATGCGTTCGCCGCCCTGTTGACCTCGGGCACGGCGCAGACCGCACCGCCTTTCATCCCGACCATCATCGGCGAAGGCGGCCAGGACTGGCCGGCGGTCGCCGCCGGCACGACGATTTTCCTGGTGCCGATCCTGGTGTTCACCATCCTGCTGCGCAAGCAGTTGCTGCGCGGCATCACCTTCGGCGCGGTGCGCAAATGA
- a CDS encoding sugar ABC transporter permease has product MTEAGLTMLNRTADSVARATPEPLARKVRGISDKGLAWLFISPTILLLLAINIFPLFWAIYLSFTNYRANRPNEVVKNVGFANYRRILGDQDIWIAMQTTAHFVFWTILLQTLIGFTLAWLIDRKFRGHAFWTTIILVPMMLSPAVVGNFWRFLYEPQIGLFAYAISFVSGIPATQIGMLSNVSLAPWSIVIVDTWMWTPYVMLICLAGLRSIPEYIYEAAEVDRASNWRQFWSITLPMALPFIMLAVLFRGIENFKMFDMVNLLTGGGPGSTTEVASITLKRQAFESWRTGYSSAFAIILFVAVFGLANIYVKALNKVKQR; this is encoded by the coding sequence GTGACCGAAGCGGGACTGACCATGCTCAATCGGACTGCGGACAGCGTTGCCCGGGCTACGCCTGAGCCGTTGGCCCGCAAGGTCCGAGGCATCAGCGACAAGGGCCTTGCCTGGCTGTTCATCTCGCCGACGATCCTCTTGCTGCTCGCCATCAACATCTTCCCGCTGTTTTGGGCGATCTACCTTTCCTTCACCAACTACCGCGCCAATCGCCCCAACGAGGTTGTCAAAAATGTCGGCTTTGCCAATTACCGGCGCATCCTCGGCGACCAGGACATCTGGATCGCCATGCAGACGACGGCGCATTTCGTGTTCTGGACCATTCTGCTGCAGACGCTGATCGGCTTCACGCTGGCCTGGCTGATCGACCGGAAATTTCGCGGCCACGCCTTCTGGACGACCATCATTCTCGTTCCGATGATGCTGTCGCCGGCGGTGGTCGGCAATTTCTGGCGCTTCCTCTACGAGCCGCAGATCGGTCTGTTTGCCTATGCCATCTCATTCGTGTCAGGCATTCCGGCAACGCAGATCGGCATGCTCTCCAACGTCTCGCTGGCGCCGTGGTCGATCGTCATCGTCGACACCTGGATGTGGACGCCCTACGTGATGCTGATCTGCCTCGCCGGCCTGCGTTCGATCCCCGAATACATCTACGAGGCGGCCGAGGTCGACCGCGCCTCCAACTGGCGGCAGTTCTGGTCGATCACGCTGCCGATGGCGTTGCCCTTCATCATGCTGGCGGTGCTGTTCCGCGGCATCGAGAACTTCAAGATGTTCGACATGGTCAACCTGCTCACCGGCGGCGGGCCGGGATCGACCACCGAGGTCGCCTCGATCACGCTGAAGCGGCAGGCCTTCGAAAGCTGGCGGACGGGCTATTCCTCGGCTTTCGCCATCATCCTGTTCGTCGCGGTGTTCGGCCTCGCCAACATCTACGTCAAGGCGCTCAACAAGGTGAAGCAGAGATGA